A region of the Kribbella sp. NBC_01245 genome:
TGCTCGGTCAGCTCCTGGTCGTTGACGCTCAGCTCCTGCTGCTCGGCAACCAGGTCCAGCACGAACTGTGCGCGAATGGCGTCCTCGGACCGCTTCTTCAGGTCCTCGTCGAACTCTTCCTCGGTCTGCTCCTCGGTCTCGAGGAACTGCGCGAAGGTCATGCCGGAGTAGCCGAGCTGCTGCTCGAGGTTCTCCCGGCGGGCGGCGAGCTCGTCGGTCAGCAGACCGTCCGGCACCGGCACGTCGACCAGGGTGAGGATCTTCTCGAGCACGGCGTCGCGGGCGTCGCCGGCCTGCTCGAGGCGCTTGCCACGCTCCAGGCGGGTCCGGACGTCGGCCTTGAGCTCCTCGGCGGTGTCGAACTCCGAGGCGGTCTGGGCGAAGTCGTCGTCGAACTCCGGCAGCTCCTGCTCCTTGACGGCGGTGACGGTGACGTCGACCTGCACGTCCTCACCCTTCAGCTCACCGCCGACCAGCTGGGTGGTGAAGGTGGCCGACTCGCCGGCGGACAGACCGATCACGGCCTCGTCCAGACCGTCGAGCAGCTGACCGCTGCCGACCTGGTACGACAGACCGGTGGCCTGCGCCTCCTCGACCTTCACGCCGTCCTTGCTGGCCGACAGGTCGAGGGTGATGTAGTCCTTGTCGGCGACCGCGCGCTCGACCGGGTTCAGCGAGCCGAAGCGCTGACGCAGCGCCTCCACCTGCTCGTCGACCTCGTCGTCGCTGATCGCGATGTCCTCGACCTCGGCCTCGATACCGTCGAGATCCGGCAGCGTGAGGTCGGGACGGACCTCGACCTCGGCGGAGAACTGCAGGCTCTCCTTGTCGTTGAACTCGGTCACGTCGACCTCAGGCCGGCCGATCGCCTTGACCTGGTTGTCCTGGACGGCCTGCGAGTACAGCTTGGGCAGCGCGTCGTTGATGGCCTCTTCGAGCACCGGACCCCGACCGACCCGCTGGTCGATGACCTGCGGGGGAACCTTGCCCTTGCGGAAGCCCGGGACGACGATCTGCTGGGCGATGCTCTGGTACGCCGCGTCGAGGCTCGGCTTGAGTTCCTCGAACGGCACCTCGACGATGAGCCGGACCTTGGTCGGGCTCACGGACTCGACGGTGCTCTTCACGGTGGCGGTTCTCCTTGGTCGGTGACGCTGATCGGTACTGCGCTCGCGCAGCCGTTTACACGGCTTCGCAGAGGGTTTTGTCGGGGCGACAGGACTCGAACCTGCGGTCTCCTGCTCCCAAAGCAGGCGCGCTAGCCACTACGCTACGCCCCGGTGGCGACCGCACGAGTCTAGTGGACGCAGAGCCATGCTCGCGCCCACCCCCCTCGACCAATCGATTTGAGCGTCGCCCCGGCCATGTGGAATCATGGGCGACGCCTGCGGGTGTAGCTCAATGGTAGAGCCCCAGTCTTCCAAACTGACTACGCGAGTTCGATTCTCGTCACCCGCTCAACCGAAGGCCCCGGCCACCTGGCCGGGGCCTTCGTCATGCGCCGGCCGCCGACGCCACGATCCGATCAGCGGTCTCGTCGGGGGTGAGGGCCGCGGTGTCGAACCACCAGCCGGCATCGCCGAGCTCCCGCTTCATCTCAGCCTCGAGCCCGTCGTACCCCTCGAAGTCGAACCGTTCCCGTGGATCCCTGATCGTGTTTCGGTACTTGCAGACCTCGATGCCCGGCGTGAGGACAACGAACAACACCTCGCGCGGCGCCAAGGATTCGAGGAAGAAATCCAGCTGCTTGCGGGAATGGACCAGGACGTCCATCACGGGGGTGAAGCCGGCGTCGGCGAAATTGGTCGCCAGCGTGCTCAGATTGCGGTGCAACAACTCCACTTGCCGCGCAGCCTCGTCGGCGGGCTCCCCCAGAGCCCACACAAACCCGCTGACAATCATCCGGTTGACCTCATCGCCATCGAGCCTCGCGGAACGCGACAGCCGCTCAGCCACCAGCCTGGTCACCGTCGACTTCCCAGCCCCCGGCATCCCCGTCACCCGCTCGACCGAAGGCCCCCGCCAGCCAGTGGCGGGGCCTTCGTCATGCGGACACACTGAGGGTGTGCCGGACCGGGTCCCCGCTTTCGCTCGTGATGCCGCGACCGCTGCCTACTACGAGCAGCGCGCCGAGGAGTACGACGAGTGGTATCTGGGGCAGGGCCGGTTCGCGTCGCTCAACCCGCCGGGCTGGCAGCTGGAGGTTTCGCGCCTGGTGGACCTGGTGGGCGGGTTGCCGGCGGCGCGAACTCTCGACGTCGCCTGCGGCACCGGGTTCTTGACGCGTCACCTTCACGGAGTCGCCATCGGGCTGGACCGGAGCCCCGCGATGGTCGCCC
Encoded here:
- the tig gene encoding trigger factor; protein product: MKSTVESVSPTKVRLIVEVPFEELKPSLDAAYQSIAQQIVVPGFRKGKVPPQVIDQRVGRGPVLEEAINDALPKLYSQAVQDNQVKAIGRPEVDVTEFNDKESLQFSAEVEVRPDLTLPDLDGIEAEVEDIAISDDEVDEQVEALRQRFGSLNPVERAVADKDYITLDLSASKDGVKVEEAQATGLSYQVGSGQLLDGLDEAVIGLSAGESATFTTQLVGGELKGEDVQVDVTVTAVKEQELPEFDDDFAQTASEFDTAEELKADVRTRLERGKRLEQAGDARDAVLEKILTLVDVPVPDGLLTDELAARRENLEQQLGYSGMTFAQFLETEEQTEEEFDEDLKKRSEDAIRAQFVLDLVAEQQELSVNDQELTEHIIRHAQRSGVSPDQFAQHAVEHNLVPSLVSEVVRGKALAHLVENAKVTDASGNVVELKTLQPDGSYGDPADAAAEAPAEEEPVKA
- a CDS encoding AAA family ATPase, which encodes MPGAGKSTVTRLVAERLSRSARLDGDEVNRMIVSGFVWALGEPADEAARQVELLHRNLSTLATNFADAGFTPVMDVLVHSRKQLDFFLESLAPREVLFVVLTPGIEVCKYRNTIRDPRERFDFEGYDGLEAEMKRELGDAGWWFDTAALTPDETADRIVASAAGA